AGGTACATTTTCCTCGATCAATGGCGAGGAAATGCATTCCTCTTTTGGCTGCTGAGGCGGTGGTGGGGGTTGCAGTTGAGGCTCTGTTTGCTGCTGCATCATCTGCAGGGTATGCGTACCGGGGATCATCCCATAGCCCACTGGGTCATGATGCGCAATGTGCGAAGAACCATGGCCAACAGTGAGATTGTGAAGAGCCTTGTGCTCGCGGGGATGatgatgttgctgctgctgttgcgggTGCATCCACATGTCACTGCGCGCGAAGTTCATCGGCATTGAAGGGGGAGCCTccgtggcaggaggaggaggcataGCACCACCATTGGCATTGCCATTGGCGCCGCAGTCACGCGGGTGATGGGGctgatggtggtggtgcgggacatgctgctgatgctgatgaTGCAGGAAGGGGCTACCAGAGAGCAGCTGCTTGGTGTCACGCTCAGCAGGCACCGACGACATGAGCTGCAGGCCGAGGTTCCTCGCCGGCGACTCGAAGAATCCCCCCCATCTTATGCTCATGCTGGCGTCGTCgtccatctcgccgccgccgcagccgcccaaTCCTACAGACCACCGGCCGGATTCGAACAAGAGCGGCGCTGCACAGGGGCGTCTCCAACGTCGGACATCCCAGAAAAAAGAAATTTCTTTAgggaaacaaacaaacaagcaaagaaactgcTATTAGTATCACATTACGAACAAATCAAGAGAAAAGCTTTCCAGATCCAGATCTACAACGGAAGCTACGTACTATCTAGGGTTAACGCACAGAAATtcattcttgaaaaaaaaattcgaatAAAAAAAT
Above is a window of Oryza sativa Japonica Group chromosome 10, ASM3414082v1 DNA encoding:
- the LOC4347983 gene encoding barley B recombinant-like protein A, which produces MDDDASMSIRWGGFFESPARNLGLQLMSSVPAERDTKQLLSGSPFLHHQHQQHVPHHHHQPHHPRDCGANGNANGGAMPPPPATEAPPSMPMNFARSDMWMHPQQQQQHHHPREHKALHNLTVGHGSSHIAHHDPVGYGMIPGTHTLQMMQQQTEPQLQPPPPPQQPKEECISSPLIEENVPVIDEPPPPKKRQQGRQPKVPRAKKPKKSAAPREDGAPPNAPAPRRRGPRKNIGMVINGIDLDLSRIPTPICSCTGAPQQCYRWGAGGWQSACCTTTISTYPLPMSTKRRGARIAGRKMSHGAFKKVLEKLAGEGYNLNNPIDLKTFWAKHGTNKFVTIR